A window of the Podarcis raffonei isolate rPodRaf1 chromosome 4, rPodRaf1.pri, whole genome shotgun sequence genome harbors these coding sequences:
- the IFNGR2 gene encoding interferon gamma receptor 2, whose translation MQPLGALWVLLCLARPLLGVAVPESFSLSAPENVTIQSYNFDNVLKWSPVTAINGSVTYSVEWKFKTRIASEEKVWKKVNCKDITKPECNFNHERNHDCIILHVRAEQGELKSAWTETKPFRAREDTILGPPRAINVSSDGTMIHISFLPPFEPAENKTEYFEYLIEYWDESTSEILRVLSKNRRETFKNLKERTVYCFQVTASIPHVILTCQKSEIKCKETTTDLMRILHIVLIFAFAIFILFGIFVCIKFIQKYRSVIKALWKPPLTIPSHYKEDLQNLHMTVVEEFQNCAGEDHWDNVSEISEQRETMTDNFTDQNQELTVEEHR comes from the exons ATGCAGCCCCTGGGCGCCCTGTGGGTGCTCCTCTGCCTAGCGAGGCCGCTGCTCGGCGTGGCCGTCCCAG AATCTTTCTCCTTATCTGCGCCAGAGAATGTGACAATTCAGTCATATAATTTTGATAATGTATTGAAATGGTCTCCAGTTACAGCAATCAATGGTTCAGTGACTTATAGTGTTGAATGGAAGTTTAAAACACGCAT AGCATCAGAAGAAAAAGTATGGAAAAAAGTGAATTGCAAAGATATTACAAAACCTGAATGTAATTTCAATCATGAGAGGAATCATGACTGCATCATTTTACATGTTAGGGCTGAACAAGGGGAATTAAAATCTGCCTGGACTGAAACTAAGCCCTTTCGAGCACGGGAAGACA CTATTTTAGGACCTCCAAGAGCAATCAATGTAAGCTCAGACGGTACCATGATTCATATAAGCTTCTTGCCTCCCTTTGAGCCTGCAGAAAATAAAActgaatattttgaatatttaatTGAATACTGGGACGAATCAACAAGTGAAATA CTGAGAGTTTTGAGCAAGAATAGGAGGGAAACATTCAAGAATCTGAAGGAAAGGACTGTATATTGCTTTCAAGTAACAGCATCAATCCCACATGTAATCCTAACATGCCAAAAAAGTGAAATCAAGTGCAAAGAAACTACAACTG ACTTAATGAGAATTCTGCATATCGTACTGATATTTGCATTTGCAATATTTATACTCTTTGGAATATTTGTGTGCATAAAGTTTATTCAGAAATACAGAAGTGTAATCAAAGCACTTTGGAAGCCGCCTCTAACAATTCCATCCCACTACAAAGAG GATTTACAAAATCTTCACATGACTGTGGTTGAAGAATTTCAGAACTGTGCTGGAGAAGACCACTGGGACAATGTGTCAGAAATCTCTGAACAAAGAGAAACTATGACAGACAATTTTACTGATCAAAATCAAGAGTTGACAGTGGAAGAACATAGATGA
- the TMEM50B gene encoding transmembrane protein 50B translates to MAGFLDNFRWPECECIDWSERRNTVASVVAGILFFTGWWIMIDAAVVYPKPEQMNHAFHTCGVFSTLAFFMINAVSNAQVRGDSYGDGCLGRTGARVWLFIGFMLMFGSLIASMWILFGAYVTHNINVYPGLAVFFQNALIFFSTLIYKFGRTEELWA, encoded by the exons ATGGCTGGTTTCCTAGACAATTTCCGGTGGCCTGAATGTGAGTGTATTGATTGGAGTGAAAGAAGAAATACAGTTGCTTCTGTGGTAGCTGGGATTCTG TTTTTTACAGGTTGGTGGATAATGATAGATGCGGCAGTAGTTTACCCTAAGCCAGAGCAAATGAACCACGCATTCCATACTTGTGGAGTGTTTTCTACTCTAGCTTTTTTCAT GATAAACGCAGTATCAAATGCTCAAGTGAGAGGAGACAGCTATGGTGATGGATGTTTAGGAAGAACAG GTGCTCGTGTCTGGCTCTTCATTGGCTTCATGTTGATGTTTGGCTCACTTATTGCTTCTATGTGGATCCTTTTTGGAGCATATGTTACCCACA atATTAATGTCTACCCAGGCTTAGCAGTGTTTTTTCAGAATGCTTTGATATTTTTCAG CACCCTTATCTACAAATTTGGAAGAACTGAAGAACTGTGGGCTTAA
- the DNAJC28 gene encoding dnaJ homolog subfamily C member 28 — MMMLRKIQCRVWMCSALVPKKDKPFLHHFIYHHRLLSDLRPKNIKDSYRLLNLQEGCSLDDVRNSFRDLAKQYHPDSGSAIADSATFVQIEEAYRVVLNYMTKKMKSSENNEEDEEDKFKSKTPQHRQYLSFEGVGFGTPSQRERQYMQFRVDRASEQVMEYRKQKMERELIMSEAMLAKDVRQSKKAKITQAIERLVEDLIQESMAKGDFENLSGKGKPLQKFSDCPHIDPMTHNLNRILIDNGYQPEWILIQKEIRETIEKLRKDMIASRNKLGEPMTPQKEKQWKESCEQFTERIQTLNKRINDFNLVVPILSRQMVHFNAGKEISRAQESCKSQMKRNSEKETKKTENESSRSSDIKASFFKWMNLILK, encoded by the coding sequence ATGATGATGCTGAGAAAAATACAGTGTCGTGTCTGGATGTGCTCAGCATTGGTTCCAAAGAAAGACAAACCATTTCTACATCATTTTATCTATCACCATAGACTGCTGTCAGATCTCAGACCTAAAAACATCAAAGACTCTTACAGGCTGCTTAACCTTCAGGAAGGCTGTTCACTGGATGATGTCAGAAATTCCTTTCGAGACCTTGCTAAGCAATATCACCCAGACAGTGGATCTGCTATAGCAGATTCTGCAACTTTTGTGCAAATAGAAGAAGCATATAGAGTTGTGCTTAACTATATGACCAAGAAAATGAAATCAAGTGAAAACAATGAGGAGGATGAGGAAGATAAATTCAAATCTAAAACACCACAACACAGACAGTATTTAAGTTTTGAGGGTGTAGGTTTTGGAACTCCaagtcagagagagagacagtataTGCAATTTAGAGTTGATCGGGCTTCTGAACAGGTCATGGAATACCGAAAGCAGAAAATGGAGCGTGAACTAATAATGAGTGAGGCTATGTTAGCTAAAGATGTAAGGCAAAGTAAGAAGGCAAAAATCACTCAAGCGATCGAACGGTTGGTTGAAGACCTCATTCAAGAATCTATGGCAAAAGGGGACTTTGAGAACCTTAGTGGTAAAGGAAAGCCATTGCAAAAATTTTCAGACTGCCCACATATTGATCCTATGACTCACAACCTGAACCGTATTCTGATAGACAACGGATACCAACCAGAGTGGATTCTCATACAGAAAGAAATACGGGAAACAATTGAAAAACTGAGAAAGGATATGATTGCTTCTAGGAATAAACTGGGTGAGCCAATGACACCACAAAAAGAGAAACAATGGAAGGAATCTTGTGAACAGTTTACTGAAAGAATCCAGACACTAAACAAAAGAATTAATGATTTCAACTTGGTTGTTCCTATTCTTAGCAGGCAGATGGTACATTTTAATGCTGGCAAAGAAATTTCACGTGCACAGGAGAGCTGCAAAAGCCAGATGAAAAGGAATTCTGAAAAGGagacaaagaaaacagaaaatgaaagtaGCAGATCATCTGACATTAAAGCCAGTTTTTTTAAATGGATGAATCTTATTTTGAAATAA